One window of the Natrarchaeobius halalkaliphilus genome contains the following:
- a CDS encoding GNAT family N-acetyltransferase, translating to MVMNEPLEFGHEDRRRIYEYVERHGSADLETVRERLGVDPSGFRHHVALLKRDNRLEEEQETLRVTIDAGTEEEYVTDGLEFQIRPARQDDLSGIVGAIRQVATEKTYIEAESVADEIDHQEALLRHNELESRMFFVATVERAVVGWVHLHAPELEKLGHTAELTVGVLEEYRGHGIGSHLLARGLQWAGSNGYEKVYQSVPSSNEEAIAFLEEHDWGTEAIRKNHYKLDGHYADEVMMAVEL from the coding sequence ATGGTGATGAACGAACCGCTCGAGTTCGGCCACGAAGACCGCAGGCGAATCTACGAGTACGTCGAGCGACACGGGTCGGCCGACCTCGAGACAGTCAGAGAACGCCTCGGAGTCGATCCCAGCGGGTTTAGACACCACGTAGCGCTCCTCAAGCGCGACAACAGGCTCGAAGAAGAGCAGGAAACGCTTCGCGTTACGATCGATGCGGGTACGGAAGAGGAGTACGTAACCGACGGGCTCGAGTTTCAGATTCGGCCCGCTAGACAGGACGATCTCTCGGGGATCGTCGGTGCGATCCGTCAGGTTGCGACGGAAAAAACGTACATCGAAGCCGAGAGCGTCGCCGACGAGATCGACCACCAAGAAGCGCTGCTCCGCCACAACGAACTCGAGTCGCGGATGTTCTTCGTCGCGACCGTCGAACGGGCCGTGGTCGGCTGGGTCCACCTCCACGCGCCGGAACTCGAGAAACTGGGCCACACGGCCGAACTCACGGTCGGCGTCCTCGAGGAGTACCGCGGTCACGGTATCGGTTCTCATCTCCTCGCACGCGGGCTTCAGTGGGCCGGATCCAACGGGTACGAAAAAGTCTACCAGAGCGTTCCGTCCTCGAACGAGGAGGCGATCGCGTTCCTCGAAGAACACGACTGGGGGACGGAAGCGATCCGCAAGAACCACTACAAACTCGACGGCCACTATGCCGACGAGGTGATGATGGCCGTTGAACTGTAG